A single region of the Musa acuminata AAA Group cultivar baxijiao chromosome BXJ1-11, Cavendish_Baxijiao_AAA, whole genome shotgun sequence genome encodes:
- the LOC135597392 gene encoding pentatricopeptide repeat-containing protein At1g08610-like isoform X1 has protein sequence MVKMVFTQQCASDICCSYGSSFPFRSIHAYGSQACSSTALSVVHVDYSKKLKLKHDIQLDSSAALRVGPADTVDGSNYNSEKVTPVNYAKPLRLSTSNASGSTLDGYHVEHDETSNNDVLCNLCENGKLMEACNLVDVMARLSQVPDLQSCVNLIRGLINVDRIEKAVRVLQVMILSGGVPDIITYNKLIGGLCRRGQLNSAIKLVEDMGFCGCPPDVITFNTLFRSMFEHGKYDEAIWFWKDQLRKGYPPYLISYTILLELVCKYCGIRRAMNAMEDLAFDGCHPDLVTFNSLINLICKRGKFEDVAMVVGGLMSHGLEPNAVTYNTLLHSFCIKGKWAEADDMLFIMKEASYPPTVVTYNILINSLCKYQILDRAIDVLHKMLNEGCSPDIVTYNTLLAAMCKVDMIEEALKILHSLRDNGYSLVVISYNTLIDGLAKKGEIKKAMVLFDEMVNDGITPDDITYGSLVMGFCKQGMVHEAVEMLQEMVKINCRIRGSTFTLVIQALCRNGKLDTAIEIVSIMVSRYSKPSKAGYTSLVRAVAASGMTEAATKLRKVFIEHKILKEDS, from the coding sequence ATGGTGAAGATGGTGTTCACGCAGCAGTGCGCGAGTGACATTTGTTGCTCTTATGGATCATCATTCCCATTTCGCTCAATCCATGCGTATGGTTCTCAGGCATGTTCATCTACGGCGCTCTCTGTGGTTCATGTGGATTACTCGAAGAAGCTCAAGCTTAAGCATGACATACAGCTTGATAGTTCTGCAGCTCTCCGAGTTGGCCCTGCGGATACGGTTGATGGAAGCAACTATAATTCAGAAAAGGTAACACCAGTCAATTATGCTAAACCCCTGCGATTATCAACTTCCAATGCAAGTGGCTCGACCCTTGATGGGTATCATGTGGAGCATGATGAGACCTCCAATAATGATGTCCTTTGTAATCTCTGTGAGAATGGAAAACTCATGGAAGCCTGCAATTTGGTTGATGTTATGGCTCGGTTAAGTCAGGTACCAGATCTCCAATCATGCGTAAACCTGATTCGTGGTTTGATCAATGTTGATAGGATTGAGAAGGCCGTTCGTGTTCTTCAGGTGATGATTTTATCTGGTGGGGTTCCAGACATAATCACGTATAACAAATTAATCGGTGGTCTCTGCAGGAGAGGTCAGCTGAATTCTGCAATCAAACTAGTTGAAGATATGGGTTTCTGTGGTTGCCCTCCAGACGTGATTACATTTAACACTTTATTTAGGTCCATGTTTGAGCATGGTAAGTATGATGAGGCAATCTGGTTTTGGAAAGATCAGTTAAGGAAAGGTTATCCGCCATATCTCATTTCTTACACAATTCTTCTCGAACTCGTGTGCAAATACTGTGGTATTCGGCGAGCCATGAATGCTATGGAAGATTTGGCCTTTGACGGATGCCATCCTGACCTTGTGACCTTTAATTctcttatcaatttgatatgcAAAAGGGGTAAATTTGAGGATGTGGCAATGGTTGTAGGTGGCCTTATGTCACATGGTCTGGAGCCCAATGCAGTCACCTATAACACCTTACTTCACTCATTCTGTATTAAGGGAAAGTGGGCTGAAGCTGATGATATGCTTTTTATCATGAAGGAAGCTTCATACCCTCCAACTGTGGTTACATACAATATCTTAATCAACAGCTTGTGCAAATACCAGATTCTCGATCGGGCAATTGATGTCTTGCATAAAATGTTAAATGAGGGATGCTCCCCAGATATAGTCACTTACAACACCCTTCTTGCAGCAATGTGTAAAGTGGACATGATAGAAGAGGCTCTAAAGATACTTCATAGTCTTAGGGATAATGGATATTCTCTGGTTGTCATATCATATAACACCTTGATAGATGGATTAGCAAAGAAGGGTGAGATAAAGAAAGCAATGGTTTTGTTTGATGAGATGGTCAATGATGGTATTACTCCTGATGATATCACTTATGGTTCTCTAGTTATGGGATTTTGCAAGCAAGGCATGGTGCATGAAGCAGTAGAGATGCTACAAGAGATGGTTAAGATCAACTGCAGGATTAGAGGCAGCACTTTTACCCTTGTGATACAGGCACTATGCAGAAATGGAAAGCTAGATACTGCTATTGAGATTGTAAGTATAATGGTATCAAGATATAGTAAACCCAGTAAAGCAGGATACACATCACTAGTTAGAGCAGTTGCAGCCTCTGGAATGACTGAGGCAGCTACCAAACTGCGCAAGGTGTTTATCGAGCACAAGATCCTTAAAGAGGACTCTTAG
- the LOC135597392 gene encoding pentatricopeptide repeat-containing protein At1g08610-like isoform X2: MVKMVFTQQCASDICCSYGSSFPFRSIHAYGSQACSSTALSVVHVDYSKKLKLKHDIQLDSSAALRVGPADTVDGSNYNSEKVTPVNYAKPLRLSTSNASGSTLDGYHVEHDETSNNDVLCNLCENGKLMEACNLVDVMARLSQVMILSGGVPDIITYNKLIGGLCRRGQLNSAIKLVEDMGFCGCPPDVITFNTLFRSMFEHGKYDEAIWFWKDQLRKGYPPYLISYTILLELVCKYCGIRRAMNAMEDLAFDGCHPDLVTFNSLINLICKRGKFEDVAMVVGGLMSHGLEPNAVTYNTLLHSFCIKGKWAEADDMLFIMKEASYPPTVVTYNILINSLCKYQILDRAIDVLHKMLNEGCSPDIVTYNTLLAAMCKVDMIEEALKILHSLRDNGYSLVVISYNTLIDGLAKKGEIKKAMVLFDEMVNDGITPDDITYGSLVMGFCKQGMVHEAVEMLQEMVKINCRIRGSTFTLVIQALCRNGKLDTAIEIVSIMVSRYSKPSKAGYTSLVRAVAASGMTEAATKLRKVFIEHKILKEDS, translated from the exons ATGGTGAAGATGGTGTTCACGCAGCAGTGCGCGAGTGACATTTGTTGCTCTTATGGATCATCATTCCCATTTCGCTCAATCCATGCGTATGGTTCTCAGGCATGTTCATCTACGGCGCTCTCTGTGGTTCATGTGGATTACTCGAAGAAGCTCAAGCTTAAGCATGACATACAGCTTGATAGTTCTGCAGCTCTCCGAGTTGGCCCTGCGGATACGGTTGATGGAAGCAACTATAATTCAGAAAAGGTAACACCAGTCAATTATGCTAAACCCCTGCGATTATCAACTTCCAATGCAAGTGGCTCGACCCTTGATGGGTATCATGTGGAGCATGATGAGACCTCCAATAATGATGTCCTTTGTAATCTCTGTGAGAATGGAAAACTCATGGAAGCCTGCAATTTGGTTGATGTTATGGCTCGGTTAAGTCAG GTGATGATTTTATCTGGTGGGGTTCCAGACATAATCACGTATAACAAATTAATCGGTGGTCTCTGCAGGAGAGGTCAGCTGAATTCTGCAATCAAACTAGTTGAAGATATGGGTTTCTGTGGTTGCCCTCCAGACGTGATTACATTTAACACTTTATTTAGGTCCATGTTTGAGCATGGTAAGTATGATGAGGCAATCTGGTTTTGGAAAGATCAGTTAAGGAAAGGTTATCCGCCATATCTCATTTCTTACACAATTCTTCTCGAACTCGTGTGCAAATACTGTGGTATTCGGCGAGCCATGAATGCTATGGAAGATTTGGCCTTTGACGGATGCCATCCTGACCTTGTGACCTTTAATTctcttatcaatttgatatgcAAAAGGGGTAAATTTGAGGATGTGGCAATGGTTGTAGGTGGCCTTATGTCACATGGTCTGGAGCCCAATGCAGTCACCTATAACACCTTACTTCACTCATTCTGTATTAAGGGAAAGTGGGCTGAAGCTGATGATATGCTTTTTATCATGAAGGAAGCTTCATACCCTCCAACTGTGGTTACATACAATATCTTAATCAACAGCTTGTGCAAATACCAGATTCTCGATCGGGCAATTGATGTCTTGCATAAAATGTTAAATGAGGGATGCTCCCCAGATATAGTCACTTACAACACCCTTCTTGCAGCAATGTGTAAAGTGGACATGATAGAAGAGGCTCTAAAGATACTTCATAGTCTTAGGGATAATGGATATTCTCTGGTTGTCATATCATATAACACCTTGATAGATGGATTAGCAAAGAAGGGTGAGATAAAGAAAGCAATGGTTTTGTTTGATGAGATGGTCAATGATGGTATTACTCCTGATGATATCACTTATGGTTCTCTAGTTATGGGATTTTGCAAGCAAGGCATGGTGCATGAAGCAGTAGAGATGCTACAAGAGATGGTTAAGATCAACTGCAGGATTAGAGGCAGCACTTTTACCCTTGTGATACAGGCACTATGCAGAAATGGAAAGCTAGATACTGCTATTGAGATTGTAAGTATAATGGTATCAAGATATAGTAAACCCAGTAAAGCAGGATACACATCACTAGTTAGAGCAGTTGCAGCCTCTGGAATGACTGAGGCAGCTACCAAACTGCGCAAGGTGTTTATCGAGCACAAGATCCTTAAAGAGGACTCTTAG
- the LOC135583829 gene encoding CRIB domain-containing protein RIC5-like isoform X2: protein MGTKMKKGILKPLKYFSQIFDKEEADMQIGFPTDVKHVAHIGWDGPSMKEYHSAPLGSSCGEDGRESSPPESWGSQEFASGGMEDSSVRQAAGRSKPSSSAVEPSPDSPDLLPASTKPKHSRRHQSDGSMSGDSAEAPRRSRKPRKKEAAGPSDSPGQDMPAIPKQSHRKKNKGSSSTGGSVKSSKSKAPTSAPPAGEESNTKPSSEAAEEDYRVQ, encoded by the exons ATGGGCACAAAGATGAAGAAGGGTATCTTAAAGCCCCTGAAATATTTTTCCCAAATATTTG ACAAGGAGGAAGCTGACATGCAGATTGGGTTTCCAACTGATGTTAAACATGTGGCACACATAGGATGGGATGGACCCAGT ATGAAGGAGTACCATTCAGCACCACTCGGCTCTTCCTGTGGAGAAGATGGCAGGGAAAGCTCCCCCCCAGAGTCATGGGGCTCTCAAG agttTGCAAGCGGAGGGATGGAAGACTCATCAGTTCGACAAGCGGCGGGGCGCTCAAAGCCCAGCTCTTCTGCAGTCGAGCCATCTCCCGACTCCCCCGACTTGCTCCCTGCGTCCACCAAACCCAAGCATTCAAGACGGCACCAATCGGATGGAAGCATGTCGGGCGACTCCGCCGAAGCGCCGCGGCGCAGCCGGAAGCCACGCAAGAAGGAAGCGGCCGGGCCGTCGGACTCACCGGGGCAAGACATGCCAGCCATCCCCAAGCAGTCACACCGGAAGAAAAACAAGGGCTCTTCGAGCACCGGGGGCTCGGTGAAGAGCTCCAAGTCGAAGGCCCCAACGTCGGCGCCGCCCGCAGGTGAGGAGAGCAACACCAAGCCGTCGTcagaggcggcggaggaggactACAGGGTGCAGTGA
- the LOC135583829 gene encoding CRIB domain-containing protein RIC5-like isoform X1 → MGTKMKKGILKPLKYFSQIFDKEEADMQIGFPTDVKHVAHIGWDGPSVSSPSWMKEYHSAPLGSSCGEDGRESSPPESWGSQEFASGGMEDSSVRQAAGRSKPSSSAVEPSPDSPDLLPASTKPKHSRRHQSDGSMSGDSAEAPRRSRKPRKKEAAGPSDSPGQDMPAIPKQSHRKKNKGSSSTGGSVKSSKSKAPTSAPPAGEESNTKPSSEAAEEDYRVQ, encoded by the exons ATGGGCACAAAGATGAAGAAGGGTATCTTAAAGCCCCTGAAATATTTTTCCCAAATATTTG ACAAGGAGGAAGCTGACATGCAGATTGGGTTTCCAACTGATGTTAAACATGTGGCACACATAGGATGGGATGGACCCAGTGTTAGTTCCCCAAGCTGG ATGAAGGAGTACCATTCAGCACCACTCGGCTCTTCCTGTGGAGAAGATGGCAGGGAAAGCTCCCCCCCAGAGTCATGGGGCTCTCAAG agttTGCAAGCGGAGGGATGGAAGACTCATCAGTTCGACAAGCGGCGGGGCGCTCAAAGCCCAGCTCTTCTGCAGTCGAGCCATCTCCCGACTCCCCCGACTTGCTCCCTGCGTCCACCAAACCCAAGCATTCAAGACGGCACCAATCGGATGGAAGCATGTCGGGCGACTCCGCCGAAGCGCCGCGGCGCAGCCGGAAGCCACGCAAGAAGGAAGCGGCCGGGCCGTCGGACTCACCGGGGCAAGACATGCCAGCCATCCCCAAGCAGTCACACCGGAAGAAAAACAAGGGCTCTTCGAGCACCGGGGGCTCGGTGAAGAGCTCCAAGTCGAAGGCCCCAACGTCGGCGCCGCCCGCAGGTGAGGAGAGCAACACCAAGCCGTCGTcagaggcggcggaggaggactACAGGGTGCAGTGA